One window from the genome of Immundisolibacter sp. encodes:
- a CDS encoding alpha/beta fold hydrolase encodes MQVASNRLTTGGFETFYHQAGAADATPVILLHGSGPGANALSNWVHALPFLGERYRAIAPDIAGFGDSQHHAPPSGAAAWIEVWTAQIIALMDGLGIAKAHLVGNSMGGGVTLQLLRRHPQRFERIVLMGAVGAPFTATPGLQRGWGYYRAGTEEELAYLVRKFLHNPEVLGGDVEAIAKQRYGLVMQERIRRQFEAMFPGDAQVHVDAFVVPEHELRAMAHPTLVTHGREDFFIPTSTSLYVAERMPNAQLHMFHHCGHWIQIEQRQAFNQLVLDFLDGRFG; translated from the coding sequence ATGCAAGTAGCCAGCAACCGGCTGACGACCGGCGGCTTCGAGACCTTCTATCACCAGGCCGGCGCGGCCGATGCCACGCCGGTGATCCTGCTGCACGGTTCCGGGCCGGGCGCCAACGCCCTGTCCAACTGGGTGCACGCGCTGCCGTTCCTGGGCGAGCGCTACCGGGCGATTGCGCCGGACATCGCCGGCTTTGGCGACAGCCAGCACCATGCGCCGCCGAGCGGCGCCGCGGCCTGGATCGAGGTGTGGACCGCCCAGATCATCGCTCTGATGGACGGCCTTGGCATCGCCAAGGCGCACCTGGTGGGCAACTCGATGGGCGGCGGCGTCACGCTGCAACTGCTGCGCCGGCACCCCCAGCGCTTCGAGCGCATCGTGCTGATGGGCGCCGTCGGCGCGCCGTTCACGGCCACGCCGGGCCTGCAGCGCGGCTGGGGCTACTACCGCGCCGGTACCGAAGAGGAGCTGGCGTACCTGGTGCGCAAGTTCCTGCACAACCCGGAGGTGCTGGGCGGGGATGTGGAGGCGATTGCCAAACAGCGCTACGGCCTGGTGATGCAGGAGCGCATCCGCCGGCAGTTCGAGGCCATGTTCCCGGGCGACGCGCAGGTGCACGTGGACGCCTTCGTGGTGCCGGAACACGAGCTGCGCGCCATGGCGCACCCGACGCTGGTGACGCACGGCCGGGAGGATTTTTTCATTCCGACCAGCACCAGCCTGTACGTGGCCGAGCGCATGCCCAATGCCCAGCTGCACATGTTCCACCACTGCGGCCACTGGATTCAGATCGAGCAGCGCCAGGCCTTCAACCAGCTGGTGCTGGATTTCCTGGACGGCCGCTTCGGCTGA
- a CDS encoding DUF445 family protein, which produces MSTWTGWVLPPLIGAVIGGVTNDVAIRMLFRPYRPWRIGRLRVPLTPGLIPRERAQIALAIADTFTAHVLDGEQVADLLLTEPVRARLRDKVAGMVDQLGGLLGANAAMLSMAKGMAGDLLLREIDALARADGPSGEHIRERIRARIDALDVAKLEALVLGFSRRQFRAITWFGVLLGGLIGLVQVLLMHFLPAG; this is translated from the coding sequence TTGAGCACATGGACCGGCTGGGTGCTGCCGCCGCTGATTGGCGCCGTGATCGGTGGCGTCACCAACGACGTCGCCATCCGCATGCTGTTCCGGCCCTACCGGCCGTGGCGCATCGGCCGCCTGCGGGTACCGCTGACGCCGGGGCTGATTCCGCGCGAACGTGCGCAAATCGCGCTGGCCATCGCCGACACGTTCACTGCCCACGTGCTCGACGGTGAACAGGTCGCCGACCTGCTGCTGACCGAGCCGGTACGTGCGCGGTTGCGAGACAAGGTGGCCGGCATGGTCGACCAGCTAGGCGGTTTGTTGGGTGCCAATGCAGCCATGCTGTCGATGGCCAAGGGCATGGCGGGCGACCTGCTGCTGCGGGAAATAGACGCGCTGGCGCGGGCCGACGGCCCCAGCGGAGAGCATATCCGCGAACGCATCCGCGCCCGTATCGATGCCCTGGACGTGGCCAAGCTGGAGGCGCTGGTGCTGGGCTTCTCGCGCCGGCAGTTTCGGGCCATCACCTGGTTTGGCGTGCTGCTCGGCGGCCTGATTGGCCTCGTGCAGGTGCTGCTGATGCACTTCCTGCCGGCCGGCTGA
- a CDS encoding Lrp/AsnC ligand binding domain-containing protein → MITAFVLIQAARGQVSALAQTLAELPGVAEVYSVSGQHDLVAIARVASADDLSVLVTDRLAGLPGIVSTQTLLAFRAYSRHDLESLFEVGLRAPGP, encoded by the coding sequence ATGATCACGGCCTTCGTGTTGATTCAGGCGGCGCGGGGCCAGGTGAGCGCCCTGGCGCAGACCCTGGCCGAACTGCCTGGCGTGGCCGAGGTGTACTCGGTCAGCGGCCAGCATGACCTGGTGGCCATTGCCCGCGTGGCGTCGGCCGACGATCTTTCGGTACTGGTGACAGACCGGCTGGCCGGTTTGCCCGGTATCGTGAGCACGCAGACCCTGCTCGCCTTTCGCGCCTATTCGCGGCACGATCTGGAGAGCCTGTTCGAGGTGGGTTTGCGTGCGCCCGGTCCGTGA
- a CDS encoding GGDEF domain-containing protein produces MRTARLRSPRPIGDGPAGHDDLGPAAQRLSPHPQLRRQVVDLYRRGSVPPLLSLLCACGLAGLLWPVLPAPGAGAWLLAHGVVTAGRLLLVRRFNRERVGDAQLPRWRAHYVNATLVGGLVWGVGSVLLVVGKPHVLQLFAWVVLGAAILVEFPSLARLGRPYAWLLVATLTGPLALMLLGPQPLPGGAGALLLLACSSALAGLELHRTYVDGVQMQVEFARLARFDQLTGLANRRHFEETLAGEWQRALRLRGEMALVIFDVDEFKPYNDHYGHPGGDACLRRLAAVARELVHRHGDLVVRLGGEEFGVLLPLTPASGASAVADMLRRAVENLRLPHAPGTSHPIVTISLGVASVRPHSGCRPEDLMQAADAALYQAKRAGRNRVMTAPEIDLASPAARRMREVLH; encoded by the coding sequence ATGCGAACCGCCCGGCTGCGCAGCCCCAGGCCGATCGGCGACGGGCCGGCCGGTCACGACGATCTTGGCCCTGCCGCACAGCGGCTCAGCCCCCACCCCCAGCTGCGGCGCCAGGTGGTGGATCTGTATCGGCGCGGCTCGGTGCCGCCGCTGCTCAGTTTGCTGTGTGCCTGTGGTCTGGCCGGGCTGCTGTGGCCGGTCCTGCCGGCTCCGGGGGCGGGGGCTTGGCTGCTGGCGCACGGCGTGGTGACGGCAGGCCGCCTGCTGTTGGTGCGGCGTTTCAATCGCGAGCGCGTCGGGGACGCGCAGTTGCCACGGTGGCGGGCACATTACGTCAACGCGACACTGGTTGGCGGCCTGGTCTGGGGTGTTGGCAGCGTCCTTCTAGTGGTTGGCAAACCGCACGTGCTGCAGCTGTTCGCCTGGGTGGTGCTCGGCGCCGCAATACTGGTGGAGTTTCCATCTCTCGCGCGGCTTGGACGCCCTTATGCGTGGCTGCTGGTCGCGACGCTGACGGGGCCATTGGCACTGATGCTGCTGGGTCCGCAGCCGCTGCCCGGCGGCGCCGGTGCCTTGCTGCTGCTCGCCTGCAGCAGTGCCTTGGCCGGCCTGGAACTGCACCGTACCTATGTCGATGGCGTGCAGATGCAGGTGGAGTTCGCGCGCCTGGCCCGCTTCGACCAGCTGACCGGTCTAGCCAATCGGCGGCATTTCGAGGAAACCCTGGCCGGCGAGTGGCAGCGCGCGCTGCGCCTGCGCGGCGAAATGGCCCTGGTCATCTTCGATGTGGACGAATTCAAGCCGTACAACGACCACTACGGCCATCCGGGCGGGGATGCCTGTCTGCGCCGCTTGGCGGCGGTCGCGCGCGAGTTGGTGCACCGCCACGGCGATCTGGTGGTGCGGCTCGGTGGCGAGGAATTCGGCGTCCTGCTGCCTTTGACGCCGGCCAGCGGTGCCAGCGCGGTGGCCGACATGCTGCGACGGGCAGTCGAGAATCTGCGGTTGCCGCATGCACCGGGGACCAGCCATCCGATCGTCACCATCAGCCTCGGGGTTGCCAGCGTGCGTCCCCACAGTGGTTGCCGCCCCGAGGACCTGATGCAGGCAGCGGACGCTGCGCTGTATCAGGCCAAGCGGGCCGGCCGCAACCGCGTGATGACCGCGCCGGAGATCGATCTGGCCTCGCCGGCGGCGCGGCGTATGCGCGAGGTGTTGCATTGA
- a CDS encoding MFS transporter — protein sequence MNTVSPLRSRLFWVGVLYFAQGLPLGIFLDLLPVYFRQHGVDLRQIGVLGLLGLAWTFKFLWAPAVDAWRHHRRWMQAANLLMALCMAALVGMDPGQPQMWLVLGVFAALSATNDIAIDGYTVEKVPRAELGLANGVRIALYRVGMLAAGGLLMLSDRIGWAGTQLAAAGLLVVLALVCRAAPMEAPRVGPPPRLADLRAMARQPRVALAGLSVLLVLAWLAGRQMGWISGRAEVALAVLAAGLLGLAALQPVRAGSGPVTAPFAALLARPYMLAVLAFALTFKLGDAAMGFMVKPFWVDAGFRASEIGLISVNVGLLLSVAGGVLGGVATHRLGIFTALWSLGLLQAMSNLGYVYAAQLAEAGGVSTSVLYGASMVESFTGGLGTGAFLAFLMSVVDPRQAATEYALLSSLFALSRSLAAFASGFGAAWLGYRDYFLLTFFLCFPAYLLLPFAGRALRAVESKETAT from the coding sequence ATGAACACCGTCTCGCCGCTGCGCTCGCGCCTGTTCTGGGTGGGCGTGCTGTATTTCGCGCAGGGTCTGCCGCTGGGCATCTTTCTGGACCTGTTGCCGGTGTACTTCCGCCAGCATGGGGTGGATCTGCGCCAGATCGGCGTGCTTGGCCTGCTTGGCCTGGCCTGGACGTTCAAGTTCCTGTGGGCGCCCGCGGTGGACGCCTGGCGCCATCATCGGCGCTGGATGCAGGCCGCCAATCTGCTGATGGCGCTGTGTATGGCCGCCCTGGTGGGCATGGACCCAGGGCAGCCGCAGATGTGGCTGGTGCTGGGCGTGTTCGCCGCGCTGTCGGCCACCAACGACATCGCCATCGACGGCTACACGGTCGAGAAAGTGCCGCGCGCGGAGCTCGGTCTTGCCAACGGTGTGCGCATCGCGTTGTACAGGGTCGGCATGCTGGCGGCCGGCGGGCTTTTGATGCTCAGCGACCGCATCGGCTGGGCCGGCACCCAGTTGGCGGCCGCCGGTCTGCTGGTCGTGCTGGCCCTGGTGTGCCGCGCGGCGCCGATGGAAGCCCCGCGTGTCGGGCCGCCGCCGCGCTTGGCAGACTTGCGTGCAATGGCGCGCCAGCCGCGCGTGGCTCTGGCCGGGCTGTCGGTGTTGCTGGTGCTGGCCTGGCTGGCCGGGCGGCAGATGGGGTGGATCAGCGGGCGGGCTGAGGTGGCGTTGGCGGTGCTGGCGGCGGGCTTGCTGGGACTGGCCGCGCTGCAACCGGTGCGCGCCGGATCCGGCCCGGTGACGGCGCCGTTTGCGGCGCTGCTGGCGCGGCCCTATATGCTCGCCGTGCTGGCGTTCGCGCTGACCTTCAAGCTGGGCGATGCGGCCATGGGATTCATGGTCAAGCCGTTCTGGGTGGATGCCGGCTTTCGGGCCAGTGAAATAGGCCTCATTTCCGTCAACGTTGGTCTGTTACTGTCCGTTGCCGGGGGCGTCCTCGGCGGCGTGGCGACGCACCGTCTTGGCATTTTCACGGCGCTGTGGTCGCTCGGATTGCTGCAGGCGATGTCGAATCTGGGTTACGTCTACGCGGCGCAACTTGCCGAAGCGGGCGGGGTCTCAACGTCCGTGCTATACGGAGCAAGCATGGTCGAATCGTTCACCGGTGGGCTGGGTACGGGCGCGTTTCTGGCATTCCTGATGTCGGTCGTGGACCCCCGTCAGGCGGCAACCGAGTATGCGTTGCTGTCGTCGCTGTTCGCCCTGAGCCGATCGCTGGCCGCCTTCGCCAGCGGTTTCGGCGCGGCGTGGCTGGGCTATCGGGACTATTTCTTGCTTACGTTTTTTCTGTGTTTTCCCGCCTATCTGCTTCTGCCGTTTGCAGGACGTGCCCTGCGAGCGGTTGAATCGAAGGAGACCGCCACATGA
- a CDS encoding glutathione S-transferase family protein, which produces MKLYGAAYSRAGRCIWMLEEIGQPYDHVGTSPRGETRTPEMLKLNPNGHVPVLDDNGYVIWESLAINQYLAEKTGTLWPAGVQAHGQIAQWSLWAMTEVEPHLVTMLMHMMFLPEAQRSPEAIEQAKAALAKPMQVLDEHLAGRPYLLGTDFNVGDLNVCSVLGLAAMLNYDFSPFANVGAWLGRCNGRPAAQRYQQKAQEAMAKMG; this is translated from the coding sequence ATGAAACTCTATGGAGCCGCCTACAGCCGCGCCGGGCGCTGCATCTGGATGCTGGAAGAGATCGGTCAGCCCTATGACCACGTCGGCACCAGCCCGCGCGGCGAAACGCGCACGCCCGAGATGCTCAAGCTGAACCCGAACGGCCACGTGCCGGTGCTGGACGACAACGGCTACGTGATCTGGGAATCGCTCGCCATCAACCAGTACCTGGCCGAGAAGACCGGCACACTGTGGCCGGCCGGTGTCCAGGCGCACGGGCAGATCGCCCAGTGGAGCCTGTGGGCCATGACCGAGGTCGAGCCGCACCTGGTCACCATGCTGATGCACATGATGTTCCTGCCGGAGGCCCAGCGCAGCCCGGAGGCCATCGAGCAGGCCAAGGCCGCCCTTGCCAAGCCGATGCAGGTACTCGACGAGCACCTGGCCGGCCGGCCTTACCTACTGGGCACGGACTTCAATGTCGGCGACCTGAACGTGTGCTCGGTGCTGGGCCTGGCGGCCATGCTGAATTACGACTTCTCGCCCTTTGCCAACGTCGGCGCCTGGCTTGGTCGCTGCAACGGCCGCCCGGCGGCCCAGCGCTACCAGCAAAAGGCACAGGAGGCGATGGCCAAGATGGGCTGA
- a CDS encoding peptidoglycan DD-metalloendopeptidase family protein: MLRISCRCGAAGAEAPGEAPQAALRPALGGQAARVLLALVIALILAGCAGRSGRPPAVSPTASSHASASLPSGEHVVQRGETLAIIGRRYGIDYQALARLNGIRSPYTIYPGQRLHLPGAGGAPAAPPIAPAGGWTWPTAGTTLRGYVAAHGGNKGLDIAGQIGQPVRAAAAGTVVYAGNGLRQYGNLLIVKHNEDYLSAYGHLQKIAVAEGSTVSGGQTIASMGSPGDGRGVLHFEIRYRGTPIDPAAVLPRPSGG; the protein is encoded by the coding sequence GTGCTGCGCATTTCGTGCCGCTGCGGCGCGGCCGGGGCTGAGGCGCCCGGCGAGGCCCCGCAGGCTGCCTTGCGCCCTGCGCTGGGCGGCCAAGCGGCGCGCGTGCTGCTGGCGCTGGTCATTGCGCTGATCCTGGCCGGCTGCGCCGGTCGATCCGGCCGCCCGCCGGCGGTTTCGCCAACCGCGTCGTCGCATGCAAGCGCCTCGCTGCCAAGTGGCGAACATGTCGTCCAGCGGGGCGAGACGCTGGCGATCATCGGCCGCCGCTATGGCATCGATTACCAGGCATTGGCGCGCCTGAACGGCATCCGGTCGCCCTACACGATCTATCCCGGCCAACGCCTGCACCTGCCCGGTGCGGGCGGTGCTCCTGCGGCCCCGCCGATCGCGCCGGCCGGCGGCTGGACCTGGCCGACGGCCGGCACCACGCTGCGTGGATACGTGGCCGCCCACGGCGGCAACAAGGGACTGGACATCGCCGGCCAGATCGGCCAGCCGGTTCGCGCCGCGGCCGCCGGCACTGTTGTCTACGCCGGCAACGGCCTGCGCCAGTACGGCAACCTGCTCATCGTCAAACACAACGAGGATTACCTGAGCGCCTACGGTCACTTGCAGAAAATCGCCGTGGCCGAGGGCAGCACTGTCAGCGGCGGTCAGACCATCGCCAGCATGGGCAGCCCCGGCGATGGGCGCGGCGTGCTGCATTTCGAGATCCGTTACCGCGGCACGCCGATCGACCCGGCCGCGGTGCTGCCACGGCCATCGGGCGGCTGA
- a CDS encoding SDR family oxidoreductase has product MNLELAGKVVIVTGASQGIGLATALSFAGEGARLLLAARGADGLTAAAAAATAAGAPQVQTVTCDVTVDTDVDALMATARQHFGRVDVLVNNAAGKLPAGDFADISNEAWLAGWNQKLQCHIRACRAVYPIMCEQKSGVIVNVLGTAARNPKASYMPVGISNAALFNFTKSFADLCAPQGIRVVGVAPAGVTTDRWTRLINARAPAEGKTPEQLQAEIDAALPLGRMAYPQDVADAICFAASARAAYICGSVITVDGNSTQGVYL; this is encoded by the coding sequence ATGAATCTGGAACTGGCAGGAAAAGTCGTCATCGTCACCGGCGCCAGCCAGGGCATCGGCCTGGCCACGGCGCTGAGTTTTGCGGGCGAAGGCGCCCGGCTGCTGCTGGCGGCGCGCGGCGCGGATGGTCTCACGGCCGCTGCCGCAGCGGCCACGGCCGCCGGTGCGCCGCAGGTGCAAACCGTCACCTGCGACGTCACGGTGGACACCGACGTCGACGCCCTGATGGCAACTGCCCGGCAACACTTCGGACGCGTCGACGTGCTGGTCAACAACGCCGCCGGCAAACTGCCGGCCGGCGACTTTGCCGACATCAGCAACGAGGCCTGGCTGGCCGGCTGGAACCAGAAGCTGCAGTGCCACATTCGCGCCTGCCGGGCCGTCTACCCGATCATGTGCGAGCAGAAAAGCGGCGTCATCGTGAACGTGCTGGGCACCGCCGCGCGCAACCCCAAGGCCTCCTACATGCCGGTGGGCATCAGCAACGCGGCGCTGTTCAACTTCACCAAGAGCTTTGCCGACCTGTGCGCGCCGCAGGGCATCCGGGTGGTCGGCGTGGCGCCGGCGGGCGTGACCACCGACCGCTGGACGCGCCTGATCAATGCCCGCGCGCCTGCCGAAGGCAAGACGCCCGAGCAACTGCAGGCGGAAATCGACGCCGCGCTGCCACTGGGCCGCATGGCCTACCCGCAGGACGTGGCCGACGCCATCTGCTTCGCCGCCTCGGCGCGGGCGGCCTATATCTGCGGCAGCGTCATCACCGTGGACGGCAACAGCACGCAGGGCGTGTATTTGTAG
- the cysG gene encoding siroheme synthase CysG — MDYLPIFLDVRGRPCLVVGGGPVAARKLALLLRAGARGVVVAPHFTPELRAMAGAVELRERPFAEVDLDGMTLVIAATDDAQVNAQVAALASARGLPVNVVDTPALCSFIMPAVVDRSPVIAAVSSGGRAPVLTRLLRARLETLIPAAYGRLAELAGSVRGKVRERIADPVARRRFWDETLQGPVAELALSGQDRRARQLLDHLLERGAAGGVGEVYLVGAGPGDPDLLTFRALRLLQQADVVVHDRLVAPEILDMARREAERIDAGKRASQHTLPQGDINALLVRLAREGKRVLRLKGGDPFLFGRGGEEIATLAAEGIPFQVVPGVTAASGCAAYAGIPLTHRDHAQLCVFVTGHLKDGSVDLPWPQLVALGGTLVIYMGLGALAEICAALIAHGKDAATPAAVVAEGTTLRQQVVTAPLGELATAAQGLPGPALIIVGGVVGLHEALSWFSPQLADAEERNDGAVG; from the coding sequence ATGGATTATTTGCCGATTTTTCTGGATGTGCGGGGCCGGCCGTGCCTGGTGGTGGGCGGCGGCCCGGTGGCGGCGCGCAAGCTGGCGCTGCTGCTGCGGGCCGGCGCGCGCGGCGTGGTGGTGGCGCCGCACTTCACGCCCGAGCTGCGGGCCATGGCTGGCGCGGTGGAACTTCGCGAGCGGCCGTTTGCGGAGGTCGACCTCGACGGCATGACGCTGGTCATCGCCGCCACCGACGATGCGCAGGTCAATGCCCAGGTGGCGGCATTGGCCAGCGCGCGCGGCCTGCCGGTCAACGTGGTGGACACGCCGGCACTGTGCAGTTTCATCATGCCGGCGGTGGTGGATCGCTCGCCGGTGATCGCGGCCGTCAGTTCCGGCGGCCGGGCACCGGTGCTGACGCGCCTGCTGCGGGCGCGGCTGGAAACCCTGATCCCGGCCGCCTACGGCCGCTTGGCCGAGCTGGCCGGCAGCGTCCGTGGCAAAGTCCGCGAGCGGATTGCCGATCCGGTCGCCCGTCGCCGCTTCTGGGACGAAACCCTGCAAGGCCCGGTGGCGGAACTGGCGCTGTCCGGCCAGGATCGGCGTGCCCGGCAATTGCTGGATCACCTGCTCGAACGCGGCGCGGCCGGCGGGGTAGGCGAGGTGTATCTGGTCGGTGCCGGTCCCGGCGATCCGGACCTGCTGACCTTTCGGGCCCTGCGTCTGCTGCAGCAGGCCGACGTGGTGGTCCATGACCGCCTGGTGGCGCCGGAAATCCTGGACATGGCGCGGCGCGAGGCCGAGCGCATCGACGCCGGCAAGCGCGCCAGCCAGCACACGCTGCCGCAGGGGGACATCAACGCGTTGCTGGTGCGCCTGGCGCGCGAGGGCAAGCGGGTGCTGCGCCTCAAGGGCGGCGACCCGTTCCTGTTCGGGCGTGGCGGGGAGGAAATCGCCACCCTGGCGGCCGAGGGCATTCCGTTTCAGGTGGTGCCCGGCGTGACGGCAGCCAGTGGCTGCGCCGCCTACGCCGGCATTCCGCTGACGCACCGCGACCATGCGCAGCTGTGCGTGTTCGTGACCGGCCACCTCAAGGACGGCAGTGTGGACCTGCCCTGGCCGCAGCTGGTGGCGCTGGGCGGCACCCTCGTGATCTACATGGGTCTTGGCGCGCTGGCCGAGATCTGCGCGGCGCTGATCGCGCACGGCAAGGATGCCGCCACGCCGGCGGCCGTGGTGGCCGAGGGCACCACGCTGCGCCAGCAGGTCGTCACCGCGCCGCTGGGCGAGCTGGCCACGGCCGCTCAGGGCTTGCCCGGCCCGGCGCTGATCATCGTCGGCGGCGTGGTCGGTTTGCACGAGGCGCTGTCCTGGTTCAGCCCGCAGCTGGCCGATGCGGAGGAGCGAAACGATGGCGCCGTTGGATAG
- a CDS encoding integration host factor subunit alpha, translating to MNSTLTKAEMSQLLCSELGVNKREARQIVESFFEHMRAALARGEGVKLSGFGNFTLRQKRQRPGRNPKTGQEIPITARRVVTFKPGQQLKRRVDTYAGTVAE from the coding sequence ATGAACAGCACCCTGACCAAGGCCGAGATGAGCCAGCTGCTGTGCAGCGAGCTGGGCGTCAACAAACGCGAGGCGCGCCAGATCGTGGAGTCCTTCTTCGAGCACATGCGCGCGGCGCTGGCCCGTGGCGAGGGCGTGAAACTGTCCGGCTTTGGCAATTTCACCTTGCGCCAGAAGCGCCAGCGCCCGGGTCGCAACCCCAAGACCGGCCAGGAAATTCCTATCACCGCGCGCCGTGTGGTAACTTTCAAGCCCGGTCAACAGCTGAAGCGTCGCGTCGATACCTATGCTGGAACCGTCGCAGAATGA
- a CDS encoding MerR family transcriptional regulator, whose protein sequence is MLEPSQNDQLPPIPGKRYFGIGEVSELCGVRPHVLRYWEQEFPELTPAKRTGNRRYYQRQDVILIRQIRSLLYEQGFTISGARQRLGGEAGRQDADRTAQLVRQMRQELEEVLAILKT, encoded by the coding sequence ATGCTGGAACCGTCGCAGAATGACCAGTTGCCGCCGATACCGGGCAAGCGCTATTTCGGTATCGGCGAGGTCAGCGAACTGTGCGGCGTGCGGCCCCACGTGCTGCGCTACTGGGAACAGGAATTCCCGGAGCTGACGCCGGCCAAGCGCACCGGCAACCGGCGCTACTATCAGCGTCAGGACGTGATTCTGATCCGCCAGATTCGCAGCCTGCTGTACGAACAGGGCTTCACCATCAGCGGCGCCCGCCAGCGCCTGGGCGGGGAGGCAGGCCGCCAGGATGCGGACCGCACGGCGCAGCTGGTGCGCCAGATGCGGCAGGAACTGGAAGAGGTTCTGGCGATACTGAAGACCTGA
- a CDS encoding protein-L-isoaspartate(D-aspartate) O-methyltransferase, with amino-acid sequence MSNPFRADSGSGQQAAGIGMTSQRTRDRLVETLAQLSPLDARVLDVMRQIPRHLFVEEALASRAYDNVSLPIGHGQTISQPLTVAQMTSALLQGPSLRRVLEIGTGSGYQTAVLAALVPEVVSIERIGALAAQARRVLRDLRVRNVALVVGDGSQGLPGKGPYDGILITAAAATLAPQLFEQLAQDGRLIAPVGSREQVLRRFTRTATGLHEERLGAAHFVPLRRGRG; translated from the coding sequence ATGAGCAACCCGTTCCGTGCCGATTCCGGTTCCGGCCAGCAGGCCGCCGGCATCGGCATGACCTCGCAGCGCACGCGTGACCGGCTGGTCGAGACCCTGGCGCAGCTGTCGCCGCTGGATGCGCGGGTGCTGGATGTGATGCGTCAGATCCCGCGGCATCTGTTCGTGGAGGAAGCCCTCGCCAGCCGTGCCTACGACAACGTGTCGCTGCCCATCGGCCACGGCCAGACCATTTCCCAGCCGCTCACCGTGGCGCAGATGACCAGCGCCCTGCTGCAGGGGCCATCGCTGCGCCGGGTGCTCGAAATCGGCACTGGCTCGGGCTACCAGACCGCCGTGCTGGCGGCACTGGTGCCGGAGGTGGTCAGCATCGAGCGTATCGGCGCCCTGGCCGCCCAGGCCCGGCGCGTGCTGCGCGACCTTCGCGTGCGCAACGTGGCCCTGGTGGTCGGCGACGGCAGTCAGGGCCTGCCGGGCAAAGGTCCGTACGACGGCATCCTGATCACCGCCGCGGCGGCTACGCTGGCGCCGCAGCTGTTCGAACAGCTGGCCCAGGACGGACGGCTCATCGCGCCGGTGGGTTCGCGCGAGCAGGTTCTGCGCCGCTTCACCCGAACCGCCACCGGCCTGCACGAGGAACGCCTGGGTGCTGCGCATTTCGTGCCGCTGCGGCGCGGCCGGGGCTGA